The region TTGGAGTGTCTCTGTTAATATAGAATTTAATTCCGAAGTTTTTAATGGAAAATTTGTGTATTTTAAATTAGGCAAATGCTTAATTTCACCACTTAAATTATTATAGCCTCTAAAAATGTGTTGATTAATAATGAGTGCAGCACCTGGAGGAAAACTTTCTGGAAAGTAAACTCCTGCGAGAATGTGCTTGCTTTCTGATGAATACCCAAAAGTTGCTGCATTAATATCATTTTCGATAAATGAGTCGATAGCGATTTTTTTTGTTATTTCAGCATTAAGGTCCAAATTTCTAAAAGGTATAAAATCCATAATTCTTAACTCTTTGTCTACTTCTACTCCTGGTATACCAGAAAGTACAATAGAGATTTCAGGGAATTTCGCTTTTAGATTTGAAACAGATGCAAGAAATGCAGCTAACGTTATTGAAGATAAAGATTCTTTTTCTATAATATTACCTAATAGATCAACAACATAAAAATTAACGACCATCTTTTTTTCGTTTTCAATAAATTGATTAATTAAAACTAATTTCCGACGTTCATTAAATTTATAAGCAATTGCGTGGCGTCCACCAGTTTCAAAAGGAGTATCCAACTCAATGAAAATATTGTTTTGTACAATTTCTGGTATGAGTTTATTAATGGTCACAACGCTTAAATGAGATTGTTCTGATAATTGTCTTTTAGTCATAGGGGAAACATTCTGTTTAAGCAGTTCTATTAATAAGTCTTGATTATGTTCTTTAATATTTTTTTGTTTATAGGCTTTCATTTATTGAACCTCCTCTAAATTAATCATAGCAGAAAAAATGAAAGAAAACAGTTTATTAATTTTGTTAATAAAGGTATACTACCTTTAGATAATTAACTTTGTTAATAAAGTTAAAGTGAGGTTCATAGATAAAAGGTAATCAGCAAAAGAGGAGTAGAAAAGGCGGCATACGTTTCTTATCTACTGTTACTGGACTAGTTATTGGAATACTTTTATTTTTGCATTAGTAGTGCACGAGTTATAAGGTTAAGAATTAAAACCAGTAATCATATTATTATTTAGGAGATGAAGAAAATGCATTTAGAACATGTAGCAATTTGGACGAAAGACCTTGAAAAAATGAGAGAATTTTACGAGAAATATTTTAATGTAACAAGTAGTGAACTTTACTACAACCAAAGAACAC is a window of Carnobacterium mobile DSM 4848 DNA encoding:
- a CDS encoding ROK family protein — encoded protein: MKAYKQKNIKEHNQDLLIELLKQNVSPMTKRQLSEQSHLSVVTINKLIPEIVQNNIFIELDTPFETGGRHAIAYKFNERRKLVLINQFIENEKKMVVNFYVVDLLGNIIEKESLSSITLAAFLASVSNLKAKFPEISIVLSGIPGVEVDKELRIMDFIPFRNLDLNAEITKKIAIDSFIENDINAATFGYSSESKHILAGVYFPESFPPGAALIINQHIFRGYNNLSGEIKHLPNLKYTNFPLKTSELNSILTETLQSILAMYDPHEIILYIPENWLSHIEKELIIKYLSEVFSYNVFPKITISQEFSQNYLNGLIKLGLEKITQKE